GAGAGCTGGCCGAGGGAGTCGAGAAGCGCGCCGTTCGCGGCATCGATGTCCTGCCGGACCGCCCCGCCGAGACTGCGCGGGGCGAAGGTTGGGAGCGGGGCGCCGCGTTTCCACTGGCGAATGAGGGCCGCCTGCTCGGCGCAGGAGGCGTCGATCTGGGCCGCAAAGAATTCGCGGGTCCGGATGGCGTCGAGCCCGCGAGCGGCTGCGGCGTGCGTGACCGAGTCGAGGACGGCGGCCTCGCGGGCCGGATCGCGGATCGGGCGGCCGTCGAGGTATTTGATCCAGGCGACTTCGCGCGCAAGGGCGAGCCTCCTGCCCATGTCGGAGACGAGTGCCGACTCGGCTGCGGTGAAGGTCGCGGGCGGCGGCGTGGCGCAGGCGGAAAGCGCGAGCAGGCAGAGGAGAAGCGGAAGGCGAGGCATGACGACACTCGATCTAGCCGGGGCGGAGCGGGCGCACAAGGCGACGGGGTTTGGACTGGCGAAAGGCGCGGAGTCTTCTAGCGTCGCGGGAGATGCAGCCCTCTGCCGATGTCCTCAGACTCGGGGTGATCAGCCTCTTCGTGAACATCATCCTCATGGTGGTGAAAATCGTCGTGGGCTGGGTGGGCAATTCCTACGCGCTCATCGCCGATGGCATCGAGTCGGCGAGCGACATCTTCACGTCGATCATCACGTGGACGGGATTCAAGCTCTCGCTGCGCCCGGCGGATCAGGATCATCCTTTCGGCCACGGAAAGATCGAGGCGCTGGCGGGATTGTTCTCCGGAGGGTGCCTGCTGCTCGCTGCGGGATTCATCGCCTGGCACTCGGTGCTCGAGATACGCACACCGCATCACGCCCCGGCATGGTTCACGCTGCCGGTGCTGCTGGTCATCGTCGCGGTGAAGGAAACGCTCTCGCGCACCGTGCTGGCGGCGGGGGAGGAGCTGCAGAGCATGGCGATCCAGGGCGACGCGTGGCACCACC
The genomic region above belongs to Chthoniobacterales bacterium and contains:
- the aroQ gene encoding gamma subclass chorismate mutase AroQ; its protein translation is MPRLPLLLCLLALSACATPPPATFTAAESALVSDMGRRLALAREVAWIKYLDGRPIRDPAREAAVLDSVTHAAAARGLDAIRTREFFAAQIDASCAEQAALIRQWKRGAPLPTFAPRSLGGAVRQDIDAANGALLDSLGQLS
- a CDS encoding cation diffusion facilitator family transporter gives rise to the protein MQPSADVLRLGVISLFVNIILMVVKIVVGWVGNSYALIADGIESASDIFTSIITWTGFKLSLRPADQDHPFGHGKIEALAGLFSGGCLLLAAGFIAWHSVLEIRTPHHAPAWFTLPVLLVIVAVKETLSRTVLAAGEELQSMAIQGDAWHHRSDAITSAAAAVGIAIALIGGPGFESADDWGALAACGVIVINGGFIVRASLHDMLDGRVADELGEAVVAVARLVDGVEGIEKCRVRKSGVGLFVEIHVEVDPDMTVAEGHSVGHLVKDALIAEPKLRILDAVVHLEPAAR